GTCGCGACCCCGGGGCCGCGCGCCACCGACCTGCAGCAGGTGGGGCGCTTCGCCGGCGTCCTGCCGTGCGCCGGCTGCGACGGCATTCGCACCGAGCTGCTGCTGGCCGGCAACTGGGAGGGGCTGCAGCTCTATCATTTGCGCGAGACCTACCTCGGCGCGGCGCAGAACGGCCGCACCGTCGAGCGCGAGGGCACCTGGGCGACGCTGCGCGGCGTCCCCGAGGACGAGCAGGCGCTCGTCTACCAGCTCGATCCCGACCGCCCCGGCCAGCGCCGCCACTTCATCGTCGTCGACGAACGCAGCATCCGCCTGCTCGACGACGCGCTGGCGCCGATCGGCGACCCG
This is a stretch of genomic DNA from bacterium. It encodes these proteins:
- a CDS encoding copper resistance protein NlpE N-terminal domain-containing protein, with protein sequence MTAPRLALAGALALLAVAGCARQVPPALPAMAVATPGPRATDLQQVGRFAGVLPCAGCDGIRTELLLAGNWEGLQLYHLRETYLGAAQNGRTVEREGTWATLRGVPEDEQALVYQLDPDRPGQRRHFIVVDERSIRLLDDALAPIGDPLVRVDGR